Proteins from a genomic interval of Bdellovibrio sp. GT3:
- a CDS encoding MBOAT family O-acyltransferase encodes MLFNSYSFLFLFLPLTLLGYYLITKKNLQLWFLFFSSVVFYAYWSKTYVFLLLFTVVLDFYLAKAIYYAKTQRMRKALLLTSVICNLSILGFFKYYNFFAESMNGVFQSAGVSQALLPHLALVLPIGISFYTFQSMSYVIDVYRKTSDAHANLLEFAGYVTLFPHQISGPLVRHNVIVPQLEANETYVFKAENFWRGCYFFIFGLTKKMLIADRIAIVIDPMIGNMAQLSTGESWLAMVGYTMQLYFDFSGYSDMAVGLGLMMNIQFPQNFNSPYKSKSITEFWQKWHISLSAWLRDYLYISLGGNRAGKLKTYRNLFLTMAIGGLWHGAAWTYVVWGCFHGSLLLVERFFTNRGWDLFKFKWLKWILTFLAVNVAWVFFRAPDIHTANLWLSKVFMIQGPVSWDILFIATKHRDRFFAALILALPIALFARNTWEIKFKPSAWRVVLLALMFVVCLTYMGEESPFLYFQF; translated from the coding sequence ATGTTATTTAATTCGTACTCATTTTTATTCTTATTTTTGCCGCTCACGTTGTTGGGCTATTACCTGATCACAAAAAAGAATCTGCAGTTGTGGTTCTTATTTTTCTCAAGCGTCGTGTTTTACGCGTACTGGAGTAAAACCTACGTCTTTCTATTGTTGTTCACGGTTGTCCTGGATTTTTACTTAGCCAAGGCTATCTACTATGCAAAAACTCAGCGGATGCGAAAAGCGCTGCTGCTGACGTCGGTGATTTGCAATCTCTCTATTTTGGGATTCTTTAAGTATTACAACTTCTTCGCTGAATCTATGAATGGAGTTTTTCAAAGCGCAGGGGTTTCTCAGGCGTTGCTTCCTCATTTGGCGTTGGTATTGCCGATTGGTATTTCATTTTACACATTTCAGTCGATGTCTTACGTGATCGACGTCTATCGTAAGACTTCAGATGCTCACGCTAACTTGTTGGAATTTGCGGGTTATGTGACTTTATTTCCGCATCAGATCTCGGGACCATTGGTTCGTCATAATGTGATCGTTCCCCAGCTAGAGGCTAATGAAACTTATGTATTCAAGGCCGAAAACTTCTGGCGCGGCTGTTACTTCTTTATCTTTGGTTTGACCAAGAAGATGCTGATCGCCGATCGCATTGCCATTGTTATCGATCCGATGATTGGCAATATGGCGCAACTTTCCACAGGGGAGTCGTGGCTCGCGATGGTGGGATACACCATGCAGTTGTATTTTGATTTCAGTGGCTATTCTGATATGGCCGTTGGTTTGGGATTGATGATGAACATCCAATTCCCACAAAACTTCAATTCCCCGTACAAATCCAAATCAATCACTGAGTTCTGGCAAAAATGGCATATCAGCTTGTCGGCCTGGTTACGGGATTATTTGTACATCTCCTTGGGTGGTAATCGCGCCGGCAAATTGAAAACCTATCGTAATCTGTTTCTGACGATGGCGATCGGTGGTCTGTGGCATGGTGCTGCTTGGACTTATGTGGTTTGGGGCTGCTTCCATGGCAGTTTATTGCTTGTCGAACGATTCTTTACGAACCGCGGTTGGGATTTGTTTAAGTTTAAATGGTTAAAGTGGATTTTGACGTTCCTGGCTGTGAACGTGGCGTGGGTGTTCTTTAGGGCGCCGGATATACACACAGCGAATTTATGGCTGTCTAAAGTCTTCATGATCCAGGGACCGGTCAGTTGGGATATTCTGTTTATTGCAACCAAGCACCGTGATCGCTTCTTCGCAGCTTTGATTTTAGCGCTGCCGATTGCACTATTTGCTCGCAACACTTGGGAAATCAAGTTTAAGCCTTCCGCGTGGCGAGTGGTGTTGTTGGCGCTGATGTTTGTAGTTTGTTTAACTTATATGGGCGAGGAATCTCCGTTCCTCTACTTCCAGTTCTAG
- the rfbB gene encoding dTDP-glucose 4,6-dehydratase, with protein MIFVTGGAGFIGSNFILNWLKNNNEPVVNIDKLTYAGNLENLKSVESNSKYIFAKADLLDLPALEKLVREHKPRAILNFAAESHVDRSIHGPGEFIQTNIVGTFNLLQVTKEYWSQLPEAEKKAFRFLHVSTDEVYGSLEVNDPAFSETTPYQPNSPYSASKAASDHLVRAYHHTYGLPTVTTNCSNNYGPYQFPEKLIPLMIHNALNGKDLPIYGDGSNIRDWLYVVDHCEAIELALAKGRLGETYNVGGWNEKKNIEVVDTICNTLDKIRPRKDGQSYKSQKKYVTDRPGHDKRYAIDATKIEKELGWMPKENFETGLAKTIQWYLDNETWVSNIVSGSYREWLDKNYGGRK; from the coding sequence ATGATTTTCGTAACAGGCGGAGCTGGATTTATCGGTTCCAATTTTATTCTGAATTGGTTGAAAAATAACAACGAGCCTGTTGTTAATATCGATAAATTGACCTACGCAGGTAATCTCGAAAATTTAAAATCTGTGGAAAGTAATTCCAAATATATTTTTGCCAAAGCAGATCTTTTGGATTTGCCTGCATTAGAGAAGTTGGTTCGCGAGCATAAGCCCCGCGCCATTTTGAATTTTGCGGCGGAAAGCCATGTCGATCGTTCGATCCATGGTCCAGGCGAATTTATTCAGACCAACATTGTTGGTACCTTTAACTTGCTTCAAGTAACTAAAGAATACTGGTCACAACTTCCGGAAGCCGAAAAGAAAGCATTCCGCTTCCTGCATGTTTCTACGGATGAAGTTTATGGAAGTTTGGAAGTAAATGACCCCGCGTTCAGTGAAACAACTCCTTATCAGCCAAATAGTCCGTATTCTGCTTCTAAGGCTGCAAGTGATCACTTGGTGCGCGCTTACCATCACACGTATGGATTGCCGACTGTAACCACGAATTGCTCAAACAACTATGGGCCGTATCAGTTTCCGGAAAAGTTGATCCCGCTAATGATACATAATGCTTTGAATGGTAAGGATCTTCCAATCTACGGCGACGGCTCTAATATCCGCGATTGGCTCTATGTGGTTGACCACTGTGAGGCGATCGAGCTCGCACTTGCAAAGGGTCGCCTGGGCGAAACATACAACGTCGGTGGTTGGAATGAAAAAAAGAACATCGAGGTCGTAGATACAATTTGCAATACTTTGGATAAAATTCGTCCTCGCAAAGACGGCCAGAGTTATAAATCACAGAAGAAGTATGTGACGGATCGTCCGGGGCACGACAAGCGCTATGCCATTGATGCCACTAAGATTGAAAAAGAGCTGGGTTGGATGCCCAAAGAAAATTTCGAAACTGGATTGGCTAAGACTATCCAGTGGTACCTAGATAATGAAACTTGGGTTTCAAACATTGTTTCTGGTAGTTACCGCGAATGGTTGGATAAAAATTATGGGGGACGTAAGTAA
- a CDS encoding glycosyltransferase family 4 protein — MTIYFDISTLNPDKVTGVGVYMLQLWERLRKRTDLVVIPVLKLSRIKKRAKLEQFLNSKIQLIWPWTGMGSKNALYHGPDFKVLMNAFLPRVVTVHDMVVFEKSYNNPAFYTKGIKELTQVLNKKLNAVVVNSEFTKSEVLKHFPELKQKTHVTYLGCDRTYPPQVPFEDDRLGKYILFLGTLEKRKNPVAVLDAFKILCDQGTDLKLVLAGTWGYGENEIKQALVRFPYPDRVFHLNYVPNNQVAGLFKNAQAFVFPSLYEGFGIPVLEAMSLGCPVITSDKGVLREITGDAALHASPTEPNEIAQSLIRLLGSEELKQSLITKGRIQAAKFTWDKCAEETVNIYKSILKATI, encoded by the coding sequence ATGACGATCTACTTTGATATCAGCACACTCAACCCAGACAAGGTTACGGGCGTAGGTGTCTATATGCTTCAGCTATGGGAGCGTCTCCGCAAAAGGACCGATCTAGTCGTCATTCCCGTGCTAAAACTTTCACGCATCAAAAAACGCGCAAAACTTGAGCAGTTCTTAAACTCTAAAATTCAGCTAATTTGGCCGTGGACGGGAATGGGTTCGAAAAATGCCCTCTACCACGGGCCTGATTTTAAAGTACTTATGAATGCCTTCCTTCCCCGCGTGGTCACCGTTCACGACATGGTGGTTTTTGAAAAGTCGTACAACAATCCAGCTTTCTACACCAAAGGCATTAAGGAACTAACTCAGGTTCTCAACAAAAAACTAAACGCCGTGGTCGTTAATTCTGAGTTCACAAAATCTGAAGTATTAAAGCACTTCCCAGAGTTAAAACAAAAAACTCACGTCACCTATCTTGGTTGCGACCGTACTTATCCCCCTCAAGTGCCATTCGAAGACGATAGACTTGGCAAGTATATTTTGTTCCTGGGAACTTTGGAAAAACGCAAAAATCCAGTTGCAGTTCTTGATGCTTTTAAAATCCTTTGCGATCAAGGTACCGATTTAAAATTAGTTTTAGCCGGAACCTGGGGTTATGGCGAAAACGAAATCAAACAAGCCTTGGTGCGATTTCCATATCCAGACAGAGTCTTTCATTTAAACTACGTTCCTAACAATCAAGTTGCTGGCTTATTCAAAAATGCCCAAGCGTTCGTTTTTCCGAGCCTGTATGAAGGTTTTGGCATTCCAGTATTGGAAGCCATGAGCCTGGGGTGCCCTGTAATCACTTCAGATAAAGGGGTATTGAGAGAAATCACGGGCGATGCCGCATTACACGCATCCCCGACTGAGCCGAATGAAATTGCGCAATCTCTGATTCGTCTACTTGGTTCGGAAGAATTAAAACAAAGCCTGATCACGAAGGGTCGCATTCAGGCCGCTAAATTTACGTGGGATAAATGCGCAGAAGAAACGGTCAACATTTACAAGTCCATTTTAAAAGCGACTATTTAA